One Hugenholtzia roseola DSM 9546 genomic window carries:
- a CDS encoding enoyl-CoA hydratase/isomerase family protein encodes MAYQNLLTQLKDGIFYITINRESKLNALNIATIEEINQVFTEVYDNKDIKGVILTGAGSKAFVAGADISEIAQLNEMHARKFAENGQAVFEKIENCPKPVLAAINGFALGGGCELAMACHLRFAAENAKFGQPEINLGIIPGYGGTQRLTQYVGKSKAMELTLTGNMFSAQEALAWGLLNYVYPQAELLEKAEAFMQQLTAKAPIAMAQIISSINAFYGLENGYQTEANAFANCCRSQDFKEGTSAFLEKRKAQFQGK; translated from the coding sequence ATGGCATATCAAAACCTACTCACCCAACTCAAAGATGGGATTTTCTATATCACCATCAACCGCGAAAGCAAACTCAATGCCCTCAATATCGCGACCATCGAGGAAATCAATCAGGTCTTTACCGAAGTCTATGACAACAAAGACATCAAAGGCGTAATTCTGACAGGGGCAGGAAGCAAAGCCTTTGTCGCTGGTGCAGATATTTCCGAAATTGCCCAACTCAATGAAATGCACGCCCGCAAGTTTGCCGAAAATGGGCAGGCAGTTTTCGAAAAAATAGAAAACTGTCCCAAACCTGTCTTGGCAGCCATCAATGGTTTTGCCTTAGGGGGCGGCTGTGAATTGGCAATGGCTTGTCATTTGCGCTTTGCGGCTGAAAATGCCAAATTTGGGCAGCCCGAAATCAATTTGGGCATCATTCCGGGCTATGGCGGCACGCAACGCCTAACGCAATATGTAGGCAAAAGCAAGGCAATGGAGCTAACCCTGACAGGCAATATGTTTTCGGCACAAGAAGCCCTTGCTTGGGGGTTGCTCAACTACGTCTATCCACAAGCCGAACTTTTGGAAAAAGCCGAAGCCTTTATGCAGCAACTAACGGCAAAAGCTCCTATCGCTATGGCGCAAATTATTAGCAGCATCAATGCTTTTTATGGCTTAGAAAATGGCTACCAAACCGAAGCCAACGCCTTTGCAAATTGTTGCCGCTCACAGGATTTTAAAGAAGGTACTTCTGCCTTTTTAGAAAAGAGAAAAGCCCAATTTCAAGGCAAATAA
- a CDS encoding Ldh family oxidoreductase, with protein MTTSTTTFSYSQLRDFTTAIFERMGFSVSDAHLASEVLLSADLRGVDSHGVARLSGYLRLWEVGRINPKAEIKIVHQTPSTARIDAQAGLGLVVAPKAMQIAMEKAEQVGTGWVSIYNSNHYGIAGYHAMLALPKDMIGISMTNASPLVAPTHSQERMLGTNPIAIAIPAAEEPPFVADFATAAAANGKLEILQRKNLPTPEGWVQGKSGETSTNAHALKEGGALLPLGSDTLRSSHKGYCLGAMVDILSAVLSGAGYGPWAPPFVSFLPLPADPVGEGLGHFLGAMRVDAFRPAQEFKSHMDNWIRRFRAATPITESEPVLIPGDIEREIEKIRQKQGIPLLESVWKDLEEVGKKMQVKF; from the coding sequence ATGACTACCTCCACTACTACCTTTTCCTACTCCCAACTTCGCGATTTTACGACGGCTATCTTCGAGCGCATGGGTTTTTCTGTATCTGATGCGCATTTGGCTTCGGAAGTCTTGCTTTCTGCCGACTTGCGTGGTGTCGATTCGCATGGCGTGGCGCGTCTTTCGGGCTACCTACGCCTTTGGGAAGTGGGCAGAATCAATCCGAAGGCAGAAATTAAGATAGTACACCAAACGCCTTCTACAGCACGAATTGATGCACAGGCAGGGCTTGGTCTGGTTGTCGCCCCCAAAGCCATGCAAATTGCGATGGAAAAAGCCGAACAAGTGGGAACAGGCTGGGTCAGTATCTACAACTCGAACCATTACGGCATAGCGGGCTATCACGCCATGCTTGCCTTGCCAAAGGATATGATTGGGATTTCGATGACAAACGCAAGCCCTTTGGTTGCGCCTACCCATTCACAGGAGCGCATGTTGGGTACAAATCCTATCGCCATTGCCATTCCTGCCGCCGAAGAACCTCCTTTTGTAGCCGACTTTGCTACTGCCGCCGCCGCCAACGGCAAGCTCGAAATTTTGCAGCGCAAAAATTTGCCTACCCCCGAAGGTTGGGTACAGGGCAAAAGCGGCGAAACTTCTACCAACGCCCATGCCCTTAAAGAGGGCGGTGCTTTGCTTCCTTTGGGTAGTGATACGCTAAGAAGCAGCCACAAGGGATACTGTTTGGGTGCGATGGTCGATATTCTTTCTGCCGTCTTGTCGGGTGCAGGCTACGGACCTTGGGCACCTCCCTTTGTGAGCTTCCTACCCCTGCCTGCCGACCCTGTAGGCGAAGGATTAGGGCATTTCTTAGGTGCGATGCGTGTAGATGCTTTCCGCCCCGCCCAAGAATTTAAAAGCCACATGGACAACTGGATTCGCCGTTTTAGAGCCGCCACGCCCATTACCGAATCTGAACCTGTCCTTATCCCGGGCGATATAGAACGCGAAATAGAAAAAATCCGCCAAAAACAGGGTATTCCACTTTTAGAAAGCGTTTGGAAAGATTTGGAAGAGGTAGGCAAAAAAATGCAGGTGAAATTTTAA
- a CDS encoding rhodanese-like domain-containing protein, with protein sequence MTADITPQELKERLEKGETLFVLDVREVHEFEEDNLKGKLIPLGELPSRLSEIEQWKEKELIVHCRSGARSATAKKYLESQGFTQVRNLLEGILGYRKV encoded by the coding sequence ATGACCGCCGATATAACTCCCCAAGAATTGAAAGAACGCCTCGAAAAAGGCGAAACGCTTTTTGTCCTCGATGTACGGGAAGTACACGAATTTGAAGAAGACAACCTCAAAGGCAAACTCATTCCTTTGGGCGAACTGCCTTCACGTCTTTCCGAAATTGAACAGTGGAAAGAAAAAGAGCTAATTGTGCATTGCCGTTCAGGGGCAAGAAGCGCGACGGCTAAAAAATATTTAGAATCGCAGGGCTTTACACAGGTGCGAAATCTTTTAGAGGGCATTTTGGGCTATCGCAAGGTATAG
- a CDS encoding STAS/SEC14 domain-containing protein gives MSTVENLYKQKWAEVEFDSDKNAIVVHWNGFVSIEQFKETMLKALDSFYEKDATHWLIDQTNRQAVHPTINEWVIEQFYPMLIDAAKPKSRMAVVVSKDVFGRFSMRNQTDGLSTKYEGKMIPYQYFKSVAEASEWLDSRY, from the coding sequence ATGAGTACGGTTGAAAATCTTTACAAGCAAAAATGGGCAGAAGTAGAGTTCGATAGCGATAAAAATGCTATCGTCGTACATTGGAATGGCTTTGTGAGTATCGAGCAATTTAAAGAAACGATGCTCAAAGCCTTAGACTCCTTTTACGAAAAAGACGCTACGCATTGGCTTATAGACCAAACAAACCGCCAAGCCGTCCATCCTACCATCAACGAATGGGTCATTGAACAATTTTATCCTATGCTTATTGATGCTGCCAAACCCAAGTCGCGTATGGCAGTAGTGGTTTCGAAAGACGTTTTCGGGCGTTTTAGTATGCGAAACCAAACCGACGGACTCTCTACAAAGTACGAGGGTAAGATGATTCCCTACCAATATTTCAAGTCGGTAGCCGAAGCCTCCGAGTGGCTCGATAGCCGCTATTAA
- the purE gene encoding 5-(carboxyamino)imidazole ribonucleotide mutase: protein MKMMVGIIMGSQSDLKVMKEAAEVLEKLGVPYELTVVSAHRTPERMFEYAKTAYARGLRVLVAGAGGAAHLPGMVASLTPLPVIGVPIKSSNSIDGWDSVLSILQMPSGVPVATVALNGAQNAGILAAQILGAHDPTLFSRLQDFKQELAQKVNVSIEAIEKQGWQKMLE from the coding sequence ATAAAGATGATGGTAGGAATTATTATGGGTAGTCAATCCGACTTAAAGGTCATGAAAGAGGCTGCCGAAGTGTTGGAAAAATTGGGCGTACCTTACGAACTGACCGTAGTGTCGGCACATCGCACTCCCGAAAGAATGTTTGAATACGCCAAAACTGCCTATGCGCGTGGCTTGCGTGTCTTGGTAGCAGGGGCAGGCGGGGCGGCACATTTGCCCGGCATGGTGGCTTCCCTTACTCCCCTGCCTGTGATTGGCGTGCCAATTAAATCGTCTAATTCTATTGACGGTTGGGATTCGGTGCTTTCTATCTTGCAAATGCCTTCGGGTGTGCCTGTCGCGACAGTGGCACTCAATGGAGCGCAGAATGCAGGCATCTTGGCAGCGCAAATTTTGGGCGCACATGACCCAACACTCTTTTCACGCTTACAAGATTTTAAGCAAGAATTGGCACAAAAAGTAAATGTTTCTATTGAAGCAATAGAGAAACAAGGTTGGCAAAAAATGCTCGAATAA
- a CDS encoding Rpn family recombination-promoting nuclease/putative transposase, translating to MSKRLIRFDWAVKKLLRNKANFVVLEGFLSELLFEDIKIQKILESEGNQETEQDKYNRVDILVQNAKNELVIVEIQNTYEIDYFHRMAYGASKALTENLSLGQSYSEIKKVISVNIVYFDLGQGKDYVYKGTTNFQGLHEHDLLQLSNKQKETFAKKNISDVFPEYYIIKVNQFNDIAKDTLDEWVYFLKNSEVKDSFKAKGLAEAKEVLDVMRLNQEQTYGYNRYLDYLHVKASEALSLKIQQEELMEKKIAEAEQKVRKDENYKKAIEIAKNMLADNETNEKIAKYTGLTIKQIEALRNKK from the coding sequence ATGAGCAAAAGACTAATCCGCTTCGACTGGGCAGTAAAAAAACTCCTTCGCAATAAGGCGAATTTTGTTGTGTTGGAAGGTTTTTTATCCGAACTTCTTTTTGAAGACATCAAAATTCAAAAGATTTTGGAAAGTGAGGGCAATCAGGAAACCGAGCAAGATAAGTATAATCGCGTCGATATTTTGGTGCAAAATGCTAAAAATGAGCTTGTTATCGTTGAAATTCAAAATACGTATGAGATTGATTATTTCCATCGCATGGCGTATGGCGCATCAAAAGCCCTAACTGAAAATTTGAGTTTAGGACAATCTTATTCGGAAATTAAAAAAGTAATTTCTGTCAATATCGTTTATTTTGATTTAGGACAAGGAAAAGATTATGTCTACAAAGGGACAACTAATTTTCAAGGTCTGCACGAACACGACCTTTTGCAACTTTCAAACAAGCAAAAAGAAACTTTTGCAAAGAAAAATATCTCTGATGTTTTCCCCGAATATTACATTATCAAAGTCAATCAATTTAATGACATTGCCAAAGATACTTTGGACGAATGGGTTTATTTTTTGAAAAATAGTGAAGTAAAAGATAGTTTTAAGGCAAAAGGTTTGGCAGAAGCAAAAGAAGTTTTAGATGTCATGCGTCTGAATCAAGAGCAAACGTATGGTTATAATCGCTATTTGGACTACCTGCACGTAAAGGCAAGCGAAGCACTTTCTTTGAAAATTCAACAAGAGGAACTAATGGAAAAGAAAATAGCAGAGGCGGAGCAGAAAGTGCGGAAAGATGAGAATTATAAAAAAGCGATTGAAATTGCTAAAAATATGTTGGCAGACAACGAAACTAACGAAAAAATAGCAAAATATACAGGCTTAACTATCAAACAAATAGAAGCCTTACGCAATAAAAAATAA
- a CDS encoding Rpn family recombination-promoting nuclease/putative transposase, with protein sequence MSKRLIRFDWAVKKLLRNKANFVVLEGFLSELLFEDIKIQKILESEGNQETEQDKYNRVDILVQNAKNELVIVEIQNTYEIDYFHRMAYGASKALTENLSLGQSYSEIKKVISVNIVYFDLGQGKDYVYKGTTNFQGLHEHDLLQLSNKQKETFAKKNISDVFPEYYIIKVNQFNDIAKDTLDEWVYFLKNSEVKDSFKAKGLIEAKEVLDVMRLNQEQTYGYNRYLDYLHIKASEALSLKVEAEWRAKKEKAIEIAKNMLADNETNEKIAKYTGLTIEQIEALRNEK encoded by the coding sequence ATGAGCAAGCGACTAATCCGTTTCGACTGGGCAGTAAAAAAACTCCTTCGCAATAAGGCGAACTTTGTTGTGTTGGAAGGTTTTTTATCCGAACTTCTTTTTGAAGACATCAAAATTCAAAAGATTTTGGAAAGTGAGGGCAATCAGGAAACAGAGCAAGACAAGTACAATCGCGTCGATATCTTGGTGCAAAATGCTAAAAATGAGCTTGTTATCGTAGAAATTCAAAATACGTATGAGATTGATTATTTCCATCGCATGGCGTATGGCGCATCAAAAGCCCTAACGGAAAATTTGAGTTTAGGGCAATCTTATTCCGAAATCAAAAAAGTAATTTCTGTCAATATCGTTTATTTTGATTTAGGACAAGGTAAAGATTATGTCTACAAAGGGACAACTAATTTTCAAGGTCTGCACGAACACGACCTTTTGCAACTTTCAAACAAGCAAAAAGAAACTTTTGCAAAGAAAAATATCTCTGATGTTTTCCCCGAATATTACATTATCAAAGTCAATCAATTTAATGACATTGCCAAAGATACTTTGGACGAATGGGTTTATTTTTTAAAAAATAGTGAAGTAAAAGATAGTTTTAAGGCAAAAGGGTTAATAGAGGCAAAAGAGGTTTTAGATGTCATGCGTTTGAATCAAGAGCAAACGTATGGCTATAATCGCTACTTAGATTATTTACATATAAAGGCAAGCGAAGCACTTTCTTTGAAAGTTGAGGCAGAATGGAGGGCTAAAAAAGAAAAAGCGATTGAAATTGCTAAAAATATGTTGGCAGACAACGAAACTAACGAAAAAATAGCAAAATATACAGGCTTAACTATCGAACAGATAGAAGCCTTACGAAATGAAAAATAA
- a CDS encoding MjaI family restriction endonuclease yields the protein MKKIKITNDKITSLLTAESPSFPKYATQIINLANQNAGGTKPKVVGQMSDLIQQFEGSGFKKWEEWYLAQHPNAIQKATEKIVEMVENLKDAMTKIDQEMIEMWVRDLVIVKTFVGLKFQEAILKAVADELKTNYRLAEPEEESKGIDGFVGSQAVSVKPQSYEAKNALSEQILVPIIFYEKMKDGINIYFEDGLLTNK from the coding sequence ATGAAAAAGATAAAAATAACCAATGATAAAATTACTTCTTTGCTCACAGCAGAAAGCCCAAGTTTCCCGAAATACGCTACCCAAATCATCAATTTGGCAAACCAAAATGCGGGCGGAACAAAGCCAAAAGTAGTTGGGCAAATGAGTGATTTGATACAGCAATTTGAGGGCAGCGGATTTAAAAAGTGGGAAGAATGGTATTTGGCACAGCACCCAAACGCCATTCAGAAAGCCACCGAAAAAATTGTGGAAATGGTAGAGAATCTCAAAGACGCAATGACCAAAATAGACCAAGAAATGATTGAAATGTGGGTGCGCGATTTAGTCATAGTCAAAACTTTTGTGGGCTTAAAATTCCAAGAGGCAATTTTAAAAGCAGTGGCAGACGAGCTAAAAACAAACTATCGTTTAGCAGAACCCGAAGAAGAAAGCAAAGGTATTGACGGTTTTGTGGGCAGTCAAGCAGTGAGCGTAAAGCCACAAAGTTACGAGGCAAAAAATGCCCTTTCAGAGCAGATTTTAGTTCCAATCATCTTTTATGAGAAAATGAAAGATGGTATAAATATCTACTTTGAAGATGGTCTGCTAACGAACAAATAA
- a CDS encoding DNA methyltransferase has product MRTHHSIINGDSRVMNDLKNESVHLIVTSPPYWQLKDYGTDNQIGFHESYENYINNLNLVWAECHRVLHKGCRLCINIGDQFARAVYYGRYKVIPIRTEIIKFCETIGFDYMGAVIWKKVATMNTSGGGAVMGSFPYPRNGILKIDYEFILIFKKQGNAPKPSKAQKDLSAMTTEEWNEYFSGHWHFSGAKQDQHLAMFPEELPKRLIKMFSFAGETVLDPFLGSGTTALAAKNLNRNSVGYEINSNFIPIIRQKLGVDTQEIFEKPSFEFLTQKTFEDDFEQKIQKLPYIFVDTHKLDKKIDVKKLQFGSKIDENSPTEREELFSVKEIISPELVRLNNDLIIRLIGVKKDERKNGSATEFLREKTKGQKVFLRFDNIKHDSENHLFAYLYLQNKTFLNAHLIKKGFALVDESVNFRYKNKFLNLLQSQVSE; this is encoded by the coding sequence ATGAGAACACACCATAGCATAATCAACGGCGACAGCAGGGTAATGAATGACCTTAAAAATGAAAGTGTGCATTTAATTGTTACTTCGCCACCTTATTGGCAGCTCAAAGACTACGGAACAGATAATCAAATTGGTTTTCACGAAAGTTATGAAAACTATATCAATAACTTAAACTTAGTTTGGGCGGAGTGCCATCGCGTTTTACACAAGGGTTGTCGTTTGTGCATCAATATTGGCGACCAATTCGCAAGAGCAGTCTATTACGGGCGTTACAAGGTCATTCCTATTCGCACCGAAATTATCAAATTTTGCGAAACTATCGGCTTTGATTATATGGGGGCTGTGATTTGGAAAAAAGTAGCCACGATGAACACATCGGGAGGCGGTGCAGTCATGGGCAGTTTTCCGTATCCACGCAATGGAATTTTGAAAATTGATTACGAATTTATTTTAATTTTTAAAAAACAAGGCAATGCTCCCAAGCCAAGCAAAGCGCAAAAAGACCTTTCTGCCATGACTACCGAAGAATGGAACGAATATTTTAGCGGGCATTGGCATTTTTCAGGGGCAAAACAAGACCAACATTTGGCAATGTTTCCCGAAGAATTGCCTAAAAGATTGATTAAAATGTTTTCGTTTGCAGGGGAAACCGTTTTAGACCCATTTTTGGGCAGTGGCACAACCGCATTAGCTGCCAAAAATCTAAATCGCAATTCAGTAGGTTACGAAATTAACTCTAATTTTATTCCGATTATTCGCCAAAAATTAGGCGTAGATACGCAAGAAATTTTTGAAAAACCGAGTTTTGAATTTCTTACACAAAAAACTTTTGAGGACGATTTTGAGCAAAAAATTCAAAAATTGCCCTACATTTTTGTAGATACGCACAAATTAGACAAAAAAATTGATGTAAAAAAACTACAATTTGGTTCAAAAATAGATGAAAACAGCCCAACTGAAAGAGAGGAGTTATTTTCAGTAAAAGAGATTATCAGCCCTGAATTGGTAAGACTCAATAACGACTTAATTATTCGTTTAATTGGTGTAAAAAAAGACGAAAGAAAAAACGGAAGTGCTACGGAGTTTTTGAGAGAAAAAACAAAAGGGCAAAAGGTTTTCTTGCGTTTTGATAATATTAAACATGATAGCGAAAACCATTTGTTTGCGTACTTATATTTACAAAATAAAACTTTTCTTAATGCACATTTGATAAAGAAAGGTTTTGCATTGGTTGATGAAAGTGTGAATTTTAGGTATAAAAATAAATTTTTAAACCTATTGCAATCCCAAGTAAGCGAATGA
- a CDS encoding acyl-ACP desaturase, translating into MSIISLPLSRFEVMEHVGQYVDKMLDRFLRPVELNWQPADFLPDASSPVFFEQVKELQERAKSLAYDFWAVLIGDMITEEALPTYESWIMAAKGIDQMDAENPWVRWTRAWTAEENRHGDLLNKYLYLSGRVDMKQVEASTQYLIREGFSIGTGNDPYRNFIYTSFQELATYTSHQRVAELALQHDNPHLAEMCQTIAQDEYRHAYAYMAFIERVIEADPNEALVAFEDMMRKKIVMPAHYLREMGVKIGDTFKHFSDAAQRLGVYTAEDYVQILDILLEKWKIEHLTGLNEKGEKARDYVLTLPNRLNRIASRLKIDQLEYRFKWIR; encoded by the coding sequence ATGTCTATTATTTCGCTCCCGCTTTCCCGTTTTGAAGTTATGGAACACGTAGGGCAGTATGTCGATAAGATGCTCGACCGCTTTTTGCGCCCTGTGGAATTGAATTGGCAGCCTGCGGATTTTCTGCCTGATGCCAGTTCGCCTGTCTTTTTTGAGCAGGTGAAAGAACTGCAAGAACGCGCCAAAAGTTTAGCCTACGATTTTTGGGCGGTACTAATTGGCGATATGATTACCGAAGAGGCATTGCCCACCTATGAATCTTGGATTATGGCGGCAAAAGGCATAGACCAGATGGATGCCGAAAACCCTTGGGTGCGTTGGACACGCGCTTGGACGGCAGAGGAGAACCGTCATGGCGACTTGCTCAATAAGTATCTCTACCTTTCGGGGCGTGTGGATATGAAGCAAGTGGAGGCTTCTACGCAGTACCTCATTCGCGAGGGTTTTAGCATTGGCACAGGAAACGACCCTTACCGCAATTTTATCTACACTTCCTTTCAGGAATTGGCGACTTATACTTCTCATCAAAGGGTAGCAGAATTAGCCCTACAACACGACAATCCACATTTGGCAGAGATGTGCCAGACGATTGCACAAGACGAGTACCGCCATGCCTATGCGTATATGGCGTTTATCGAGCGTGTGATAGAAGCCGACCCCAACGAGGCTTTGGTAGCTTTCGAGGATATGATGCGCAAAAAAATCGTGATGCCTGCTCATTATTTGCGCGAGATGGGAGTCAAGATTGGCGATACCTTCAAGCACTTTTCAGATGCTGCCCAGCGTTTGGGCGTTTATACGGCAGAAGATTATGTTCAGATTTTGGACATTTTATTAGAAAAGTGGAAAATCGAGCATCTCACAGGGTTAAATGAAAAGGGCGAAAAAGCACGCGACTACGTACTGACCCTACCTAATAGGCTCAATCGTATCGCTTCGCGCCTCAAAATCGACCAACTTGAATATAGGTTTAAGTGGATAAGATAG
- the argS gene encoding arginine--tRNA ligase, which produces MNIELQLQTALQTAFQSLYQLAIAPPALQAPRKDLACDYAITTFAYAKELRKNPEEVAQNVGLFLKENTEIVAEIEVIKGFLNITLSKAIWAKTLQTLAETDIFENIAPKNEKVMVEYSSPNTNKPLHLGHLRNNFLGYSVSQILKAAGFEVMMVNLVNDRGIHICKSMQAYLLEGKNQTPQELGIKGDKLVGDFYVRYDKIFKEQVQELIQKGNTQEEAEKKAPILLQAQDLLRKWEQNDPDTVALWERMNGWVYEGFAQTYQTIGVTFDKYYYESNTYLLGKDLVEEGLKSGLFFKKENGSVWIDLTAEGLDEKLLLRGDGTSVYITQDMGTADLKFKDFPMQKSIYVVGNEQDYHFKVLQLIMKKMGRSYADGIYHLSYGMVELPHGKMKSREGTVVDADDLIAEMVQIAKKGTEEAEFAKSEDLSIEQKQKLYQALALGALKYYLLRVEPKKKMLFNPEESIDFHGNSGVYIQFNHARIRSILRKAKAENIDFSAYLYQNLTELSSIEIELLKMLTQYAAKIEEAAQNYAPSVVANYLYEIAKTFSRFYSEHSVLGEKQEAKRAFRLALIQKVGQYLYNLGNLLGMEMPEKM; this is translated from the coding sequence ATGAATATAGAACTCCAACTTCAAACGGCTCTTCAAACTGCCTTTCAAAGCCTTTATCAACTCGCCATTGCGCCCCCTGCCCTACAAGCTCCTCGCAAAGATTTGGCTTGCGACTACGCCATCACCACCTTTGCATACGCCAAAGAATTGAGAAAAAACCCCGAAGAGGTAGCCCAAAATGTAGGTCTTTTTCTGAAAGAAAATACAGAAATTGTAGCAGAAATTGAAGTAATAAAAGGATTTTTAAATATTACGCTTTCCAAAGCTATTTGGGCAAAAACGCTGCAAACGTTGGCAGAAACCGATATTTTTGAAAATATTGCGCCCAAAAATGAAAAGGTAATGGTAGAATATTCTTCACCTAATACCAACAAACCGCTGCATTTGGGGCATTTGAGAAATAATTTTTTGGGCTACTCGGTTTCTCAAATTTTGAAAGCCGCTGGTTTTGAAGTAATGATGGTCAATTTGGTAAATGATAGGGGGATTCACATCTGTAAATCTATGCAGGCGTATCTTTTGGAAGGTAAAAATCAGACTCCGCAAGAGTTGGGCATCAAAGGCGATAAGTTAGTGGGCGATTTTTATGTGCGTTATGATAAGATTTTTAAAGAACAAGTACAAGAATTGATACAAAAAGGCAATACACAAGAGGAAGCAGAGAAAAAAGCACCTATTTTATTACAGGCGCAAGATTTATTGCGAAAATGGGAACAAAACGACCCTGACACTGTCGCCCTTTGGGAGCGCATGAATGGCTGGGTGTACGAGGGTTTTGCCCAAACCTATCAGACCATTGGTGTTACTTTTGATAAGTATTATTACGAATCAAATACCTACCTACTGGGCAAGGATTTGGTAGAGGAAGGTTTGAAAAGTGGTTTGTTTTTTAAAAAAGAAAACGGCTCTGTTTGGATAGACCTTACCGCTGAGGGCTTAGACGAAAAATTACTCCTGCGTGGCGACGGCACTTCGGTTTATATAACCCAAGATATGGGAACAGCCGACTTAAAGTTTAAAGATTTTCCTATGCAAAAATCTATCTATGTAGTTGGAAATGAGCAAGATTACCACTTTAAAGTCTTGCAACTGATTATGAAAAAGATGGGTAGAAGCTACGCCGATGGCATTTATCACCTCTCCTATGGCATGGTAGAATTGCCACATGGCAAGATGAAATCGCGCGAAGGAACAGTAGTAGATGCAGATGATTTGATTGCAGAAATGGTACAAATCGCCAAAAAAGGGACAGAAGAGGCAGAGTTTGCCAAAAGTGAAGATTTGAGTATCGAACAAAAACAAAAACTATATCAAGCCTTAGCCTTAGGCGCATTGAAGTATTACCTGCTCCGCGTAGAGCCGAAGAAAAAAATGCTTTTCAATCCCGAAGAGTCTATTGATTTTCATGGCAATAGCGGCGTTTATATCCAATTCAATCATGCCCGTATTCGCTCGATTTTGCGCAAAGCAAAGGCAGAAAATATAGATTTTTCTGCATATTTGTACCAAAACCTTACAGAGCTTTCGAGCATAGAAATAGAGCTGCTCAAAATGCTAACCCAATATGCAGCCAAAATAGAGGAAGCGGCACAAAACTATGCCCCTTCGGTAGTGGCGAATTATTTGTACGAAATTGCCAAAACATTTAGCCGTTTTTATAGCGAACATTCTGTTTTGGGTGAAAAACAGGAAGCAAAACGCGCTTTCCGCTTGGCTCTCATTCAAAAAGTGGGACAGTATTTATACAATTTGGGAAATCTTTTAGGCATGGAGATGCCCGAAAAAATGTAG
- a CDS encoding UDP-glucuronic acid decarboxylase family protein, protein MKTVLITGAAGFLGSHLCDRFLKEGYKVVAMDNLLTGSLDNIAHLFPLENFTFYHHDVTKFVHVAEKIDYILHFASPASPIDYLKIPIQTLKVGALGTHNLLGFAKAKKARILVASTSEIYGDPEVHPQPESYFGNVSTINPRGVYDEAKRFMEAITMAYHNFHGVETRIVRIFNTYGSRMRLDDGRALPSFMSQALQNEPITVFGDGSQTRSFCYVDDLVEGIYRLLLSDYHLPVNIGNPDEITIQQFAQEIKELTGTAQPIIYKPLPVGDPKQRRPDITLAKQILGWQPQIDRKEGLRRTLAYFKEKMQVAVSDKS, encoded by the coding sequence ATGAAGACAGTCTTAATTACGGGTGCGGCGGGCTTTTTAGGCTCACACCTCTGCGATAGGTTTCTCAAAGAAGGCTATAAAGTAGTTGCGATGGATAACCTTCTGACGGGAAGTTTAGACAACATTGCGCATCTTTTCCCACTTGAAAACTTTACATTTTATCATCATGATGTAACCAAGTTTGTACATGTGGCAGAAAAAATAGATTATATCTTGCATTTTGCTTCTCCTGCTTCGCCCATCGATTACCTCAAAATTCCGATACAGACTTTGAAAGTAGGGGCTTTGGGGACGCACAATCTTTTAGGTTTTGCGAAGGCGAAAAAGGCGCGAATTTTGGTTGCTTCTACTTCGGAAATTTATGGCGACCCCGAAGTGCATCCGCAGCCTGAAAGCTATTTTGGCAATGTAAGCACTATCAATCCGCGCGGCGTGTATGATGAGGCGAAGCGTTTTATGGAGGCTATCACGATGGCATACCACAATTTTCATGGCGTAGAAACGCGCATTGTTCGCATTTTCAATACTTATGGCTCGCGTATGCGCTTAGACGACGGACGCGCTCTGCCCAGTTTTATGTCGCAAGCCCTTCAAAATGAGCCTATTACCGTCTTTGGAGATGGCAGCCAAACGCGCTCTTTTTGCTATGTAGATGATTTGGTAGAAGGCATTTATAGGCTGCTTCTAAGCGACTATCACCTACCCGTCAATATTGGAAACCCCGATGAGATTACCATTCAACAATTTGCCCAAGAAATCAAAGAACTTACAGGTACGGCACAGCCTATTATTTACAAGCCCCTGCCCGTGGGCGACCCCAAACAGCGTCGTCCCGACATCACACTTGCCAAGCAAATTTTGGGTTGGCAGCCACAAATAGACCGAAAAGAAGGATTGCGACGGACGTTGGCTTATTTTAAGGAAAAAATGCAGGTAGCCGTTTCGGATAAGTCTTAA